In Labrus bergylta chromosome 11, fLabBer1.1, whole genome shotgun sequence, one genomic interval encodes:
- the fndc3a gene encoding fibronectin type-III domain-containing protein 3A isoform X4 translates to MKEVNSSNRLPGGPAQVPMMSPNGSVPPIFVPPGYVSQIIEENGVRRVLVLPQQPEFHPGGHSPLHHPPPPPHAHLPAFIPHPAMMPPHPHLYSGMAGGVGDMSSQYISQYHPAHIHSPEQDSHSQHGRPPFVHRDDRTSKTYERLQKKLKDRQGGGGGGPVKDSPPSSPQKTCRSPQTVDIHNGVGGKGLEAEQGQPSHAVASSDKQTARGKNGESGELDEDAQALQALLSTISKPVVSDIQARETLVSWSAPTRPESENGNVEEDCNLPEPLSYEVSISFSGKDGKYKSMYCGEELSATLEDLRPATDYHVRVQALCNCLQGSPSEAVSFTTISCEPDPPNPPRKASGTKNTLVLQWKAPCDNGSKIQNYVLQWDEGKGTGIYEQCYYGPQKQYRVTKLSPASRYAFRLAAKNDMGASEFSEVVDLFTSCSVPLPPFPPELEMAGVTWLCLKWQRPTSSPKEDDIFYILEMEEEGSGYGFQPSYDGDELSCTVRNLHRSTKYKFRVAAYNSEGKSNPSQVVEFITNPDRPSSPCRPVIRGRVLPNSFKVAWEPPKENGGAEVTKYVVELSEGLSGMSWELVYSGPAMEHVCEGLKPGCSYQTRVYCMSEGGQSPLSETLQVQTPAVPPGPCQPPRLVGKPKAREVQLRWGQPQVDGGSAVSCYSVEVSGQQSEESREVYQGPELDCSVGGLMPGKTYSFRLKAANKAGFGPLSERCEVTTGPGAPEQCKAPSTTCKSPSCVVLNWEAPPSNGAPVTEFRLEWGAAEGSMQVCYSGPGLSHEMKGLLPATNYFCRVQAVNVAGVGPFSEAVLCQTPCSVPAAVSNIYMLKESEMQRYDTQVDPDEDEEDEDSEYRPPLFYSPSTCLGISWDPPCDHGSEITSYLIDLGERQPIVVGPVTKHIMQHLQPDTSYRIRIQALNSLGAGPFSHTFKLKTKPLPPQPPRLECTAFSHQTLRLKWGDGPAKASTSDALQYQLQMGDKSGRFISLYKGPCHTHKVQRLNESTSYTFRIQAFNEAGEGPFSNVYTFTTPRSPPAPLKAPKVERLDDNSCEVTWEALSPMKGDPIIYTLQCMMGNSDFKQAYKGSATSFHVQNLQPNSDYRFRVCAIRQCQDTPELSGPYSPTVTLSPQRNEVASGSGATGSGSRACTESNRARRSLTDEQCAFLLLMVFAVIAILIAFVIQYFVIK, encoded by the exons GTCCTGCTCAGGTTCCCATGATGTCTCCAAATGGTTCAGTGCCTCCAATCTTTGTGCCTCCTGGATACGTATCACAG aTCATAGAGGAGAATGGAGTGCGGCGGGTTCTGGTTTTACCTCAGCAGCCAGAGTTCCACCCAGGCGGACACTCCCCTCTCCACcaccctccacctccaccccaTGCCCACCTGCCTGCCTTTATCCCACACCCTGCCATGATGCCCCCACATCCCCATCTGTACTCGGGCATGGCGGGGGGTGTTGGCGACATGAGCTCTCAGTACATCTCCCAGTACCATCCAGCTCATATCCACTCACCAGAGCAGG actCCCACTCCCAACACGGACGCCCGCCATTTGTTCACAGAGATGACAGAACAAGCAAAACATATGAGCGTctgcagaagaaactgaaggaCCGTCagggaggcggaggaggagggccCGTGAAGGACAGccctccctcttcaccacagAAGACTTGTAGAAGTCCCCAAACAGTGGACATTCACAACGGCGTCGGAGGGAAAGGGCTGGAGGCGGAGCAGGGGCAACCCAGCCATGCAGTGGCCAGCTCTGACAAGCAGACAGCCAGAGGAAAAAATGGAGAGTCGGGAG AGCTGGATGAAGATGCTCAGGCCCTGCAAGCACTTTTGAGCACCATCAGTAAACCAGTG GTGTCAGACATCCAGGCAAGAGAAACATTAGTGAGCTGGAGTGCTCCAACCAGGCCAGAGAGTGAGAACGGTAATGTGGAAGAAGACTGTAACCTCCCTGAGCCCCTCAGCTACGAGGTCTCAATCTCTTTTAGTGGAAAGGATGGGAAGTACAAGAGCATGTACTG TGGGGAAGAACTAAGTGCTACTTTGGAAGACCTTCGACCAGCAACAGACTATCATGTCAG GGTCCAGGCCTTGTGTAACTGTTTACAAGGAAGCCCATCTGAGGCTGTGAGCTTCACCACTATAAGCTGTGAGCCAGACCCTCCCAATCCTCCAAGGAAGGCCAGTGGGACCAAGAACACACTCGTTCTCCAGTGGAAG GCTCCGTGTGACAACGGTTCCAAAATCCAAAACTACGTTCTGCAATGGGATGAG GGGAAGGGCACTGGGATTTATGAACAGTGCTACTACGGCCCTCAGAAGCAGTACAGAGTGACCAAGCTTTCTCCAGCTTCAAGATACGCCTTCCGCCTTGCAGCAAAAAATGACATGGGTGCAAG CGAGTTCAGTGAAGTGGTGGACCTGTTCACCTCATGCAGTGTGCCATTGCCACCCTTCCCTCCAGAGCTGGAGATGGCAGGGGTTACCTGGCTGTGTCTGAAGTGGCAGAGACCCACTAGCTCACCAAAGGAGGACGACATCTTCTACATTCtggagatggaggaagaagGCTCA GGATATGGCTTCCAGCCAAGCTACGATGGCGACGAGCTCTCCTGCACTGTCAGGAATCTCCACAGGAGTACCAAGTACAAGTTTAGG GTGGCGGCATATAACTCGGAGGGGAAGAGTAACCCTAGCCAGGTGGTCGAGTTCATCACAAACCCAGACAGACCCAGCAGTCCCTGCAGGCCTGTCATCAGAGGAAGAGTCCTGCCCAATAGCTTCAAGGTGGCTTGGG AGCCCCCAAAGGAAAATGGTGGAGCAGAAGTCACAAAGTATGTTGTGGAGCTGTCTGAAGGCCTGAGTG GTATGTCATGGGAGCTGGTATACTCAGGGCCAGCTATGGAGCATGTGTGTGAAGGCTTGAAGCCTGGCTGCTCCTACCAGACGCGAGTTTACTGCATGAGTGAGGGAGGGCAGAGCCCG CTGTCGGAAACCCTGCAGGTCCAGACTCCCGCAGTGCCCCCAGGGCCCTGCCAGCCCCCTCGGCTGGTGGGCAAGCCCAAAGCTAGGGAGGTGCAACTGCGCTGGG GTCAACCTCAGGTAGACGGAGGCAGTGCCGTGTCCTGCTACAGTGTAGAAGTGAGTGGGCAGCAGTCTGAGGAGAGCAGGGAGGTTTACCAGGGTCCAGAGCTGGACTGCTCTGTGGGAGGCTTAATGCCTGGCAAAACCTACAGCTTCCGGCTCAAGGCAGCAAACAAGGCTGGG TTTGGACCTCTGTCCGAGCGCTGTGAAGTTACAACCGGCCCCGGGGCCCCTGAGCAGTGCAAGGCTCCTTCTACCACATGCAAATCCCCCAGCTGTGTTGTTTTGAACTGGGAG GCCCCTCCCAGCAACGGGGCTCCAGTGACAGAGTTTCGACTGGAGTGGGGTGCTGCTGAGGGCAGCATGCAGGTGTGTTACAGCGGACCCGGGCTCAGCCATGAAATGAAGGGGCTGCTTCCTGCAACCAACTACTTCTGCAGGGTCCAG GCTGTGAACGTGGCTGGCGTGGGGCCTTTCAGTGAAGCGGTGTTGTGCCAGACGCCCTGCTCTGTGCCTGCAGCAGTCAGCAACATCTACATGCTGAAGGAGTCTGAGATGCAGAGGTACGACACTCAAGTGGACcctgatgaggatgaggaggatgaagataGTGAGTACCGGCCACCACTGTTCTATTCCCCATCAACCTGCCTGGGTATTAGCTGGGACCCCCCATGTGATCATGGCTCTGAGATCACTTCCTACCTGATTGACCTCGGAGAGCGCCAGCCTATTGTCGTCGGTCCTGTTACCAAACACATCATGCAGCATCTGCAGCCTGACACCAGCTACAG GATCCGCATCCAAGCCCTGAACAGCCTGGGAGCAGGCCCCTTTAGTCACACCTTTAAGCTGAAGACGAAGCCCCTACCCCCACAGCCCCCCCGCCTGGAGTGCACTGCCTTCAGCCACCAGACCCTCAGGCTCAAGTGGGGCGATGGCCCAGCCAAAGCCTCCACCTCAGATGCTCTCCAGTATCAGCTGCAGATGGGGGACAAGAGCGGCAG ATTTATATCCTTGTATAAAGGAccatgccacacacacaaagtccaGAGGCTTAATGAGTCTACCTCTTATACGTTCCGCATCCAGGCCTTTAATGAGGCGGGCGAAGGGCCCTTCTCCAATGTTTACACATTCACCACCCCACGCTCTCCTCCAGCCCCTTTGAAAG CCCCAAAAGTTGAGCGTCTTGATGACAACTCCTGTGAAGTCACATGGGAGGCCCTGTCGCCAATGAAGGGTGACCCAATCATCTACACCttgcaatgcatgatgggaaactCTGACTTTAAACAG GCCTATAAAGGCTCCGCCACATCCTTCCATGTACAGAACCTGCAGCCCAACAGCGACTACCGTTTCCGGGTTTGTGCTATCAGGCAGTGTCAGGACACCCCTGAGCTAAGCGGTCCCTACAGCCCAACAGTGACCCTCTCCCCCCAGCGGAACGAAGTGGCTTCAGGCAGCGGTGCGACCGGCTCAGGGTCCAGAGCCTGCACGGAGTCAAACCGAGCCCGACGAAGTCTGACAGACGAGCAGTGtgctttcctcctcctcatggtTTTCGCTGTCATCGCTATTCTCATCGCTTTTGTCATCCAGTACTTTGTAATTAAATGA